From the Pseudomonadota bacterium genome, one window contains:
- a CDS encoding excinuclease ABC subunit UvrA: protein MNGDRPSPAEAKGAGAIRIRGARTHNLKDIDVDLPRHALVVITGPSGSGKSSLAFDTVFAEGQRRYVESLSPHARQFLRQMAKPGVESIEGLSPTIAINQHAAGANPRSTVGTATEIHDFLRLLFSRAGSPHCPGCGLPIRPMTVDQMVDAVLALPPGTRCSVLAPAIRGERGDLRAALKRFKRDGFVRVKIDDELHDLADETRIDPGRPHDVDIYIDRLVVDPAVRNRLADSIELALRESRGLVVISPVEGEDLTFTDRHSCAACGLTLPKLEPAAFSFNT from the coding sequence GTGAACGGCGATCGCCCTTCGCCGGCCGAGGCGAAAGGGGCCGGGGCGATCCGGATCCGCGGCGCGCGCACGCACAACCTGAAGGATATCGATGTCGATCTGCCGCGCCACGCGCTCGTCGTCATCACCGGGCCGTCCGGCTCCGGCAAGTCGTCGCTCGCCTTCGACACCGTGTTCGCCGAGGGGCAGAGGCGCTACGTCGAGTCGCTCTCGCCCCACGCGCGGCAGTTCCTGCGCCAGATGGCCAAGCCGGGCGTCGAGTCGATCGAGGGGCTGTCGCCGACGATCGCCATCAACCAGCACGCGGCCGGCGCGAACCCGCGCTCCACGGTCGGCACCGCGACCGAGATCCACGACTTCCTGCGCCTCCTCTTCTCGCGCGCCGGGAGCCCGCACTGCCCCGGCTGCGGCCTGCCGATCCGGCCGATGACCGTCGATCAGATGGTCGACGCCGTCCTCGCCCTGCCGCCGGGGACGCGCTGCAGCGTGCTCGCCCCGGCGATCCGCGGGGAGCGCGGCGATTTGCGCGCGGCGCTCAAGAGGTTCAAGCGGGACGGCTTCGTGCGGGTCAAGATCGACGACGAGCTCCACGATCTCGCGGACGAGACTAGGATCGATCCCGGCCGGCCGCACGACGTGGACATCTACATCGACAGGCTCGTGGTCGACCCGGCGGTGAGGAACCGCCTCGCGGACAGCATCGAGCTCGCCCTCCGGGAGAGCCGCGGCCTCGTCGTGATCTCCCCCGTCGAGGGCGAGGACCTGACCTTCACGGACCGCCACTCGTGCGCCGCGTGCGGGCTCACCCTGCCGAAGCTCGAGCCCGCGGCGTTCTCGTTCAACAC